In the bacterium genome, one interval contains:
- a CDS encoding 2-hydroxychromene-2-carboxylate isomerase, producing MAEPIDFHFDFSSPYGYLMSERIDALAARFERKVRWKPMLLGVVYKEIGSQPLPAIPMKGPYSLHDIQRSARHMGIPLEIPDPFPVATQHAARLYYWLHGQDCPLARRFAHEVFRAYFVEEQDISRKETVLSLATGFGVDETAAASALEDDAVKQRLKDACAEAIAAGVFGSPFVVIDGEPFWGVDRLEQIERWLTEGGF from the coding sequence ATGGCCGAACCGATCGACTTCCATTTCGACTTCTCGTCGCCCTACGGCTACCTGATGAGCGAGCGCATCGACGCGCTGGCCGCCCGCTTCGAGCGCAAGGTCCGCTGGAAGCCGATGCTGCTGGGCGTGGTCTATAAGGAGATCGGCAGCCAGCCGCTGCCGGCGATCCCGATGAAGGGACCGTATTCCCTCCACGACATCCAGCGCAGTGCGCGCCATATGGGCATTCCGCTCGAGATCCCCGACCCGTTTCCGGTCGCGACCCAGCACGCCGCCCGTCTCTACTACTGGCTGCACGGCCAGGACTGCCCGCTGGCGCGTCGCTTCGCCCACGAGGTGTTCCGGGCCTATTTCGTCGAGGAGCAGGACATCTCCCGCAAGGAGACCGTGCTCTCGCTGGCGACGGGCTTCGGGGTCGACGAGACCGCTGCGGCCAGCGCCCTCGAGGACGACGCCGTCAAGCAGCGCCTCAAGGACGCCTGCGCCGAAGCGATCGCGGCCGGCGTCTTCGGCTCGCCCTTTGTGGTGATCGACGGCGAGCCCTTCTGGGGCGTGGACCGGCTCGAACAGATCGAGCGCTGGCTCACCGAAGGGGGCTTCTGA